A stretch of the Opisthocomus hoazin isolate bOpiHoa1 chromosome 2, bOpiHoa1.hap1, whole genome shotgun sequence genome encodes the following:
- the ELOVL5 gene encoding very long chain fatty acid elongase 5 isoform X1, translating into MLLPHRQREFSLFCMMEHQTSGGCRMELLDKTINSYLDVWLGPRDPRVKGWLLLENYTPTFIFSVLYLLIVWLGPKYMRNKQPFSCRGVLVVYNLGLTLLSLYMFYELVTGVWEGGYNFFCQDTHSGGEADMKIIRVLWWYYFSKLIEFMDTFFFILRKNNHQITVLHVYHHATMLNIWWFVMNWVPCGHSYFGATLNSFIHVLMYSYYGLSAVPAMRPYLWWKKYITQGQLTQFVLTIFQTSCGVVWPCAFPQGWLYFQISYMISLIILFTNFYIQTYNKKASSRRKEYQNGSTATVNGYTNSFSSLENNVKQRKQRKD; encoded by the exons ATGCTACTACCACACAGGCAGCGAGAATTTTCCCTCTTCTGTATGATGGAGCACCAGACCTCAGGAG GTTGTAGAATGGAACTTCTGGATAAAACAATCAACAGCTACCTTGATGTTTGGCTTGGACCCAGAG accCCAGAGTAAAAGGATGGCTTCTTCTGGAGAACTATACACCTACCTTTATCTTCTCAGTCTTGTACTTACTAATCGTATGGCTAGGACCAAAGTACATGCGGAATAAGCAACCGTTCTCGTGCAGGGGTGTTCTAGTGGTCTACAACCTTGGACTTACACTGCTTTCGCTGTATATGTTCTACGAG CTGGTGACGGGAGTATGGGAAGGAGGATACAATTTCTTCTGTCAGGATACACACAGTGGAGGAGAAGCTGATATGAAG ATCATACGCGTCCTCTGGTGGTACTATTTCTCCAAACTCATTGAGTTCATGGAtaccttctttttcattttgcgGAAAAATAATCATCAGATCACTGTTCTGCATGTCTACCACCACGCAACGATGCTGAACATTTGGTGGTTTGTTATGAACTGGGTGCCTTGTGGTCACT CTTACTTTGGTGCCACGCTGAACAGCTTTATCCACGTCCTCATGTACTCCTACTACGGATTGTCTGCTGTTCCAGCAATGCGTCCTTATCTGTGGTGGAAAAAGTACATCACTCAGGGGCAGCTG aCTCAGTTTGTCCTGACAATCTTCCAGACGAGCTGTGGTGTTGTTTGGCCATGTGCATTTCCTCAGGGGTGGCTGTATTTCCAGATTTCTTATATGATTTCTTTGATTATCCTCTTCACAAATTTCTACATTCAG ACTTACAACAAGAAGGCATCCTCGAGGAGGAAAGAGTATCAGAACGGCTCCACGGCCACTGTGAACGGGTACACAAACAGCTTTTCTTCCCTTGAGAACAATgtgaaacaaaggaaacaaaggaaggattga
- the ELOVL5 gene encoding very long chain fatty acid elongase 5 isoform X2, translating into MELLDKTINSYLDVWLGPRDPRVKGWLLLENYTPTFIFSVLYLLIVWLGPKYMRNKQPFSCRGVLVVYNLGLTLLSLYMFYELVTGVWEGGYNFFCQDTHSGGEADMKIIRVLWWYYFSKLIEFMDTFFFILRKNNHQITVLHVYHHATMLNIWWFVMNWVPCGHSYFGATLNSFIHVLMYSYYGLSAVPAMRPYLWWKKYITQGQLTQFVLTIFQTSCGVVWPCAFPQGWLYFQISYMISLIILFTNFYIQTYNKKASSRRKEYQNGSTATVNGYTNSFSSLENNVKQRKQRKD; encoded by the exons ATGGAACTTCTGGATAAAACAATCAACAGCTACCTTGATGTTTGGCTTGGACCCAGAG accCCAGAGTAAAAGGATGGCTTCTTCTGGAGAACTATACACCTACCTTTATCTTCTCAGTCTTGTACTTACTAATCGTATGGCTAGGACCAAAGTACATGCGGAATAAGCAACCGTTCTCGTGCAGGGGTGTTCTAGTGGTCTACAACCTTGGACTTACACTGCTTTCGCTGTATATGTTCTACGAG CTGGTGACGGGAGTATGGGAAGGAGGATACAATTTCTTCTGTCAGGATACACACAGTGGAGGAGAAGCTGATATGAAG ATCATACGCGTCCTCTGGTGGTACTATTTCTCCAAACTCATTGAGTTCATGGAtaccttctttttcattttgcgGAAAAATAATCATCAGATCACTGTTCTGCATGTCTACCACCACGCAACGATGCTGAACATTTGGTGGTTTGTTATGAACTGGGTGCCTTGTGGTCACT CTTACTTTGGTGCCACGCTGAACAGCTTTATCCACGTCCTCATGTACTCCTACTACGGATTGTCTGCTGTTCCAGCAATGCGTCCTTATCTGTGGTGGAAAAAGTACATCACTCAGGGGCAGCTG aCTCAGTTTGTCCTGACAATCTTCCAGACGAGCTGTGGTGTTGTTTGGCCATGTGCATTTCCTCAGGGGTGGCTGTATTTCCAGATTTCTTATATGATTTCTTTGATTATCCTCTTCACAAATTTCTACATTCAG ACTTACAACAAGAAGGCATCCTCGAGGAGGAAAGAGTATCAGAACGGCTCCACGGCCACTGTGAACGGGTACACAAACAGCTTTTCTTCCCTTGAGAACAATgtgaaacaaaggaaacaaaggaaggattga